One window from the genome of Breoghania sp. L-A4 encodes:
- a CDS encoding DUF4167 domain-containing protein, whose protein sequence is MRGRGRKTPSLLSRSFESNGPDVKVRGTAMHVAEKYQQLARDAHASGDRIMAENYYQHAEHYSRLVAAAQPQGESSNDSRDDDDRDERDDREEAMGREERVPARGGRDNDRAFSDGNRRNDGNRGSSAQDDPAPRPRPAPSRGPIMPEDAPQPFIDGMPNTNTKRADINGAAVAPVAKPVPAGNSAAPEEAASAPSAADGEEEVAKPRRRTRGTRGRGARRSTSSEGGDADASAPETAEPASAPEASDA, encoded by the coding sequence ATGCGCGGACGCGGTCGCAAGACACCGAGTCTGTTGTCCCGATCGTTTGAGTCCAATGGTCCGGACGTCAAGGTGCGTGGTACCGCGATGCACGTCGCGGAAAAATACCAGCAGCTGGCGCGTGACGCCCATGCCTCGGGCGACCGGATCATGGCCGAGAACTATTATCAGCACGCCGAGCATTATTCGCGTCTCGTCGCCGCGGCCCAGCCGCAGGGCGAGTCGTCCAATGACAGCCGCGATGATGATGACCGCGATGAGCGCGACGATCGCGAGGAAGCGATGGGCCGCGAAGAACGGGTGCCTGCGCGTGGCGGCCGCGACAACGATCGTGCGTTCTCCGATGGCAACCGCCGCAATGATGGAAATCGGGGAAGTTCCGCACAGGATGACCCTGCGCCGCGGCCCCGTCCCGCGCCCAGCCGCGGGCCGATCATGCCTGAGGACGCGCCGCAGCCGTTCATCGACGGAATGCCGAACACCAATACCAAGCGTGCCGATATCAACGGCGCGGCCGTCGCCCCGGTGGCGAAGCCTGTCCCTGCGGGAAACAGCGCCGCGCCCGAGGAGGCGGCAAGTGCGCCGTCCGCTGCCGATGGTGAGGAAGAGGTGGCCAAGCCGCGCCGCCGCACGCGCGGGACGCGCGGACGTGGCGCACGCCGCTCCACATCCTCGGAAGGCGGGGATGCTGACGCATCCGCACCGGAGACGGCCGAACCGGCGTCCGCGCCGGAAGCAAGCGACGCCTGA
- a CDS encoding M23 family metallopeptidase gives MRKPLSGGRFSSGYGMRRHPVVGSMTKHTGVDWAAPRGTPIMASGNGVVEDAKWNAGYGRWVKIRHANGYETAYGHMSGFARGIKGGVRVRQGQIIGYVGSTGRSTGPHVHYEVLVNERFVDPMRIRLPRGRVLDGKLLAAFERERDRIDELLDRGRAPNRIAAR, from the coding sequence ATGCGCAAGCCGCTGTCCGGCGGCCGTTTCTCGTCAGGCTACGGCATGCGCCGTCACCCCGTGGTGGGCAGCATGACCAAGCATACCGGCGTCGACTGGGCGGCACCGCGCGGCACACCGATCATGGCCTCGGGCAACGGCGTCGTCGAAGACGCCAAGTGGAATGCCGGCTACGGCCGCTGGGTCAAGATCCGCCACGCCAACGGCTATGAGACGGCCTATGGCCACATGTCGGGTTTCGCCCGCGGCATCAAGGGAGGCGTGCGCGTCCGCCAGGGCCAGATCATCGGCTATGTGGGGTCCACCGGCCGCTCCACAGGACCGCATGTGCACTACGAGGTGCTGGTCAACGAACGCTTCGTGGATCCGATGCGCATCCGGCTGCCGCGCGGCCGCGTGCTTGACGGCAAGCTGCTGGCCGCCTTCGAACGCGAGCGCGACCGCATCGACGAGTTGCTGGACCGCGGCCGCGCACCGAACCGCATCGCCGCGCGCTGA